The DNA segment ATAGGTTGTTAACAGTTAAGGATTGAATCAACATAATGTATGTGAAAGGGCTTAGTCCATGAttgggtgcttaataaatgcccGTGTTGCTGGGGTGAGCCAAAGGGATGAAGTTGGCAGTGCTTGCTCTGTCGTGGAGCAGTCCCCACGTGGGAAGGCCAGCGGGAAACCAGGCCTGCTGAAGTCTCCAGCGCTGGAAGCCTCACGGGGGTTAGGAAGGAGCCTTGGGAGCAGCTCCTCAGAGCACAGTTGTACCTCAATTGTGGATTTTAGATGTTTCTGCTTCTcaatgttctctcttttttcctgccTGCTTGCCTGCCTTTTGGACCTCTTGCTGTCTAGGGTGGCAGATGAAGCTTTCTACAAACAACCCTTCGCTGACGTGATTGGTTATGTGTATGTTGCAAAACTAATTCCTTTTTCTACATCtgattctttctacttttgtttAGAGTTAATGCTCCTTTTATGTCACAagttgctttgctttttaaattatttcaaattggCACTTTGGGGGCTGCCTAAGAATTGATAAGCGGGGTATGATCTGTTGATGAATCTTCCAGATTTGTGACTCCCTGCATCCTCTGATGGCCATTTTTCATATTTGGGGTTTTGGAGGGAAGAAAGCTAACTCGCTTTCAAAATGTGTCATTTGCGATCTTATCTGGGAACGGTTTGAGGCTCGGGGGAACTCTGCTCTCTTGCTCTTGGCTGCCATCACTGCTGCCATGCCCTGTTGCCTGCCTGCCTCAGGTGGGAAGGAGGTTTCCCCACCTGGGAGCAGGTGGCAGTCCCAGGAGGTTAGGAGCCAGTGAGCAGCAGCACCTTGCATTGCCAAAATCAGAGCTGTGGGGCAGCATTTTCCATACTTGGTTCATTCAAACAATGTGGGGTCGTTTGCCTCTCCCTCAGGCAGAAGAGTCCAGAGCAGAGGGGGTTGTCTCCAGTGGGTGTCTATAATTGTTCCTCTGTGGTCTTGCATGTCAGAAATTGCTATTTAGTGGTCAGCTTCTGATGTCCTGTCTCCTAGCACAGGGAAGCCCCCAGCTTTGAGATCAGGATAGTCAAAGTGTCTTGATACGGGCCACTTGGGCTTCTCCCCCTGACCCCCCCAAAAGAAACCTGCATCTTCTCTGGAGAAggtgtttttcttattcttttttttttctttttttcttttttcttttttttaaggatttcttTTATCAAAGCAGTATTGCTGAAGAGTTGGAAACAGTTCTCATTGTCTCCTCCTTAAAAATTAGGGCTGGCTTTACATGAGAAGTAAGGGTGGAATGGAAGAGGAGAGGAACCTGTGGAAGGTGGGCGATGAGCTCAGGTCTGTAGAGCCTCTCAGGGCCTATGACCTTGAGATGTTCATCCCCTTAGAAGATAGAACTGGGTTTCCTGGGCCCCCAGATGCATTTGCAGTGAGACTTGTGAAATGCTGGACttacaggtggtgtttgatttgATTTCTGCACATTCTCTCTGGAGTAGAAATGGAGACTGGAAAGGTCGAGTCTGGTTTTGCTGGGCAGCTGGGTGGCCAGCAAAGCCAGCTGCACGTCCCCAAGCACAGATAGAGTGGCAAGGGCATGTCCAGCTTACTGACCATCTGCATTGAGCTCATTCTCATTTTCTATATCTGACTTAAAGTTTCTCtcgtttcttttcttctcttcacctTTAAGCACAAACATAAACCATCCTTGCTACAGCCTAGAACAGTTAAGTAAACCTTTCTCACTGCCCCTAACTGTGTGTGCCATGAAGTCGCAGTGTTGTAGTGGCTCTGGGCTTCAGCGGTGTTTGCCACGGCCATCCCTGTGATAGTGCCACCCCTCCGTCCCCACAGACCAGTCATCTCCATTGCTTTTGCTTTGCCCGTGATGCTTGTTGGAGTAGATGAATATAGTGTGTCTTAGCGCTGTCCTTTCCGGCTGTAGCTCCCACCAGTTAATTCCGAACTGGGGGTGGGCTGACCTTGATGTGAAAGAATGTTGGAGCAGCATCCTGCCAAAAAGCAACTCACGTTGGCTCTCCTGCCAGTGTGCCCTGAGTGGCCCCAAGGCACCTGGCTGGAGGGAAAATGGCAAACTTTTGGCTGAACTGGAGAATGTCCTAACAAACCCCCTTCCAGAATGGCTTTAGTCTCTAGTGCTTGCTAGCATGGGAGCTTTGTCTTGAATTCCTTTTGATCTGCCCCGTTTCTCTCCAGCCTTAGGAATAAATCTAGAGGCTATTGTGCAATGATCTGTGGGCTTTTTAGAAGTCTCTAAATTTCCTTGAAATTCAGTACAGCCCAGCATAAACTACTCAAGTTCTTGATCAGCCTGCTGCTTTGTTCTTATTAATAAAAGCAGTGTGTAGCTGGCTAAGGACTTGTTTTATTAATGCTCCACAGgagcagagacagacagagagacatagTGAGCCTTGAACCAAACACCTGTATTCCAACATTTTACACAGCGGTCTGGGCACCCTGTGCCTAGGAGAGCCAGCTACGTGTCTACCTGAGTCTGACCTGGGCCAGGGGCTGTTATCTTGGGAAAGCCAGAATGTCATTAAGAAAGGGACAAATAGGCAGTTGCTTGTGTAGCAAGGCAGCCACCAGGTTGCTCAAAGGGGGTTCTGCATAAACCAACATATTTTGTTGTTGCTTCCAGGGCAGCAGAAGAAGCCTTTGTAAATGACATTGACGAGTCGTCCCCAGGCACTGAGTGGGAACGGGTGGCCCGGCTGTGTGACTTTAACCCCAAGTCTAGCAAGCAGGCCAAAGATGTCTCCCGCATGCGCTCAGTCCTCATCTCCCTCAAGCAGGCCCCGCTGGTGCACTGAAGAGCCACCCTGTGGAAACACTACATCTGCAATATCTTAATCCTACTCAGTGAAGCTCTTCACAGTCATTGGATTAATTATGTTGAGTTCTTTTGGACCAAACCTTTTTGTCTTTAGAGTTGTTCATTGTTTGTGATTGCATGTTTCCTTCCTTCAACTGTGTTCTCCCTGGCAttcagagaggagggagaggaggaagaggaaggggagggaagctTCCCAAGAGTAGCCTCAACCTGTGCTTCTGTGCATTATtctgagaataaatttctgtttcaaaCTGTATTATGTGAAGCTTCTTTATTGACCTCAAGATGTGTTGTAGTTTGGAGTGAGGTTGGAAGGAATTTCCAGGAGGAATTTCCTTGAAATTTCTAGGGCTGAGGAGGCACAGCCACTGGGCACACAGCCCTGCCTTGAACTAAGATAGCACCGGGATCTAGAGTGGGATCCTGTGGACATTTTCATTTGAGAAGGGAGTTTAGTGGCTGAAGGTTAACCCCCTCATTATCTACCTAAGACACAGCTGTGAATCCTCTCACCAACCTAGTCGTTTTCTCCCAGATGGGCTCTTGCTTGCCAGTGTCCCTCAGTTTAGGGTCTTGGATAGTATATTTCGGCAGGAGTCTGTGGGGCACGTAGACTCTAGTAAGACCTTGACTCCTTTGGATCCGGCCAGTAAGCCTGAGTCAGGACGGCATTCATGTGTGGCTAGCCCCATTACTGTTGAGTCCTGTAGCACATGTTGGGTTCTGTGCCATCCCAAGCACTTGGTTCATATTTCTCTTGTAAAATCCTTCATCTAGACCTGTGCTGTCCAGTGCAGTATTCACCAGGcccatgtggctatttaaatgaatttaaaatacatttctagtCCTAGTCACAATTCATGTGCTCAGTAGCCATATGTGGTTAGGTGGCACTCGGATAGCACAGGTTATAGAACATGTCCATGGTCGCAGAAAGCTGCACTGGACCATGCTGATCTACCACAGGTGTTTCCAGGAGCCCGTGCTTTGTTCAGACACCAGTAAGTTCATTATCTGTCTTCAGAACCTGGCATAGTACCTGGCTCGTTTTAGGTGATGTTCCAAGCAATTATTAAAGCTATATTTCAGTAATCTGCTTATAACTACCTGGTACTTCCAAACTGGAGATTGAGGTAAACTGTAATACTATGCTCAGGATGGGGGTTAGGTGTTGCCATTGCCAAGAAGGAAAGGCCACTATCTCTtcaatgttaattatttttggcTGGAAGGAGCTTTCATTACTTTTCCTGCTACCTCCCCGTTTCCAAGCTTAGTTGGGCTTTCCTTGACCTGGCCCACATTTCTGGCCTCTGCTTATTCCTCCCCCTTTAGTCAAATCTTATTACAATCAAGCAATCATTGTTCCCAGACTTTTGTTCCTACGGGACCTGCTAATCCCATTCCAAATGTCAAAATCCAATTTAAGAACTAGTTCAAAGGCCACCCCCCTTCCCCTGAACTCCCATGGCCATCTACCTGGGGCAGCTTATTTTTGGTAGTCTTGGTGCCATCGTCTGGACCAGTCTTGCCTCCCACACCAGCTGGGCTTCTTGAGGTGGGAGGTGGCAATTTTAAATGTCAACAAAATCTGTGACATTCTCTAGATGGAGAGGTGACTGAATAATGTGACAAAAGTGATGCTGGGatgacttccaaggctaggtcataaaaggcagTGCTGCTGATGGTTGATTTGTTGGAGCAACTAGCTGGTGGCCCTGAGCCGCCTCATAAAAAATTCTACCTTTGAAGCTACCCATGTGGTGAGGAAGCCCAAACTAGCCCACAGAGAGGCCACCTGAGAGACCCTGTAACCACACACATTGGGAGATGCCTGGCCAGCCAGCCTCGTGCTATTCCAGCTGACAACTACAAGTGCAGGATACTCTTGAGCTACAACTGTCAAGTTTGAGCCTTTCCCaaatcctgacccacagaaaccacGACGTGAAACAattactgttgttttaagctCTTCAGTTTTGAGGTTACACAGCAATAGTAATTTGGGATTGTTTCTAATGCCTGTATGAGACCCACATAGGGCCTCATAAAAAGAGGGAGTGGGTCTAGGGACTCAGTAAATGCTTAACACTTAGTTTCAAACCTCTTTCTTGGGGGCTACTTTGCTTTTTTATGCCAAATTTTCAATGTTATATAtagcaatgttttgtttttgttgtttttgagacagggtctcactgtgtcgcccaggctagagtgcaatggcatgatcataactaacttactgcagcctccacttcccgggctcaggtgatcctcccacctcagcctcctgagtagctgagactgcaccatgcctggctaattttttttgtattgttttgtagagatggggttttggcatgttgcccaggctggtctcgaactctagggttcaagcaatctttctgcctcagcctcccaaagtgctgggattacaggcatgaggcaccatgcccagccatgctTTCTATTAATAGACTTTTTTTGGTTAAGAAAGCAATGATATTAGAGGCCTTAAGGAAGTTATATAACCTTCAAAACGTAAGCAGTGCAACAATTAAATCTCTTCTGGGAAGGAAAATGCTTTTGGCTAATGAGTTacgaacaaaacaaaatacaacaggaTTTCAACaaggaaatgtatttattttttctttagaatttggcTCAGaacagtaacaaaaatatttacattaaaataaattaacatgcAATTACTTAACCATATGTAATAATTTACGTTGGAATATATTAGCCTTCCCATGAGTttaataaaaactaatatttgGTTTTAGATTCAATACCATCCTTTCAAATATTTGGTATGAAACTTGGTAGCAATGCAATTGTCTGATGTACAGAGCAGATTTCACCATGAGAGATTACACCAAAGAACAGATGTCCCTTCCCAGAACATTATCTCACCCCAGACTCAGAAACTGAGCAGCCAAGCTTCCTTCCCAGGAATCACCATGGAATGTCTGAACAATAACCAGGCCCTGGAGATTACTGCAGGGCTGGCAGAGTTTTA comes from the Homo sapiens chromosome 9, GRCh38.p14 Primary Assembly genome and includes:
- the CLTA gene encoding clathrin light chain A isoform X1 — its product is MNGEYYQESNGPTDSYAAISQVDRLQSEPESIRKWREEQMERLEALDANSRKQEAEWKEKAIKELEEWYARQDEQLQKTKANNRVADEAFYKQPFADVIGYVTNINHPCYSLEQAAEEAFVNDIDESSPGTEWERVARLCDFNPKSSKQAKDVSRMRSVLISLKQAPLVH
- the CLTA gene encoding clathrin light chain A isoform j (isoform j is encoded by transcript variant 10), translated to MERLEALDANSRKQEAEWKEKAIKELEEWYARQDEQLQKTKANNRAAEEAFVNDIDESSPGTEWERVARLCDFNPKSSKQAKDVSRMRSVLISLKQAPLVH